A genomic stretch from Hemicordylus capensis ecotype Gifberg chromosome 1, rHemCap1.1.pri, whole genome shotgun sequence includes:
- the LOC128333614 gene encoding uncharacterized protein LOC128333614 produces MHCTLISSDESELEDLKLGEELMVDRSTQRVWEDLSDTERQSSRALGNQSGDSSVSSMHCSLFSSSSYQSEVEDYKVDEELIKIIHRHMEDREEVVMEKSPVQSGPTILLLYAMAAVSRLSKIKPPTDPELESAILRFAVRGVIEVQAGHVHKQALHKLAADNLELMLRGFLSEAPTTQHLLSLLENSAELPSFGHNVPKLGICIMDSRRDVSRYAREGIYRLLEVLLHHKGQSSKEAGELGSQRWQQDERILAYLNTARVGEVFREIFNKDQRRSFLRTTLWAIDHPLHRIEEAGQILLYSLLGKADALMGHEVTY; encoded by the exons ATGCACTGCACCCTCATCTCCTCAGATGAATCAGAGCTGGAGGACCTAAAACTGGGTGAGGAGCTCATGGTGGACCGCTCCACACAGAGGGTCTGGGAAGACCTGAGCGATACTGAGAGGCAAAGCTCCAGAGCACTTGGAAACCAATCTGGAG attCATCAGTCAGCAGCATGCACTGCTCCCTTTTCTCCTCCAGCTCCTACCAGTCTGAGGTGGAGGACTACAAAGTGGATGAAGAACTAATCAAAATCATCCACAGGCAtatggaggacagagaggag GTGGTGATGGAGAAGTCCCCTGTGCAGTCTGGGCCTACCATTCTCCTGCTTTATGCCATGGCTGCCGTCTCCCGCCTCAG CAAAATCAAGCCTCCAACTGACCCAGAGCTAGAGTCTGCGATCCTGCGCTTCGCTGTTCGCGGGGTCATAGAGGTGCAAGCAGGACATGTCCACAAACAG gcTCTGCACAAACTCGCAGCAGACAATCTGGAGCTGatgctgaggggttttttgtcAGAGGCCCCAACCACACAGCATCTCTTGTCCCTCCTGGAG AACTCTGCAGAACTCCCCAGTTTTGGCCACAATGTGCCCAAACTGGGAATCTGCATTATGGATTCCAGGAGGGATGTGAGCAGatacgccagggagggaatctaccGGCTCCTAGAGGTGCTTCTCCACCACAAAG GCCAGAGCAGCAAAGAAGCTGGGGAGCTGGGGAGCCAGAGATGGCAGCAGGATGAGAGAATTCTGGCCTATCTCAACAcagccagagttggggag GTTTTCAGGGAGATCTTTAACAAAGATCAGCGAAGATCCTTCCTGAGGACCACTCTTTGGGCCATTGATCATCCCCTCCACAGGATTGAAGAGGCTGGTCAGATTCTGCTGTACTCCCTCCTGGGCAAGGCCGATGCACTGATGGGGCATGAG